A region from the Halomarina litorea genome encodes:
- a CDS encoding thioredoxin — MQLETMSPNPVWTAGAYEDTVETLREHDDVTYKVWGGDWCKDCRKQLPDFAAALDAADVSDDRIEHFPVEKEDGEKVGPGVEEYGIEFIPTVVVERAGEEQLRFVEDADVPIAVFVAEHLRGER, encoded by the coding sequence ATGCAACTGGAGACCATGTCGCCCAACCCGGTCTGGACGGCCGGCGCGTACGAGGACACCGTCGAAACCCTCCGCGAACACGACGACGTGACGTACAAGGTGTGGGGCGGCGACTGGTGCAAGGACTGTCGGAAGCAGTTACCGGATTTCGCCGCCGCCCTCGACGCCGCCGACGTGAGCGACGACCGCATCGAGCACTTCCCCGTCGAGAAGGAGGACGGCGAGAAGGTCGGCCCCGGCGTCGAGGAGTACGGCATCGAGTTCATCCCGACCGTGGTGGTCGAACGCGCTGGGGAGGAGCAGCTCCGCTTCGTCGAGGACGCGGACGTGCCCATCGCGGTGTTCGTCGCGGAACACCTCCGCGGCGAACGGTAG
- a CDS encoding DUF488 domain-containing protein yields the protein MTDGAAGTDTEGGSVEETYAAAIQHDLVSFPDATLVGVVRRPPGWFHALTDENVPALGPPESLLDETKTRYEDLKMAGMCDEGAHNAAWEEVGFEDRYRDHLDSPEARDALDALDARLRDGEDLVLVCFEGDSKRCHRHLLLTALRDRLSRDEEA from the coding sequence ATGACCGACGGAGCGGCCGGGACCGACACCGAGGGAGGGAGCGTCGAAGAGACGTACGCCGCCGCCATCCAGCACGACCTCGTCTCGTTCCCGGACGCGACGCTCGTCGGCGTCGTCCGACGCCCGCCGGGGTGGTTCCACGCGCTGACCGACGAGAACGTCCCCGCGCTCGGTCCACCAGAATCCCTCCTCGACGAGACGAAGACCCGCTACGAGGACCTGAAGATGGCCGGGATGTGCGACGAGGGCGCGCACAACGCCGCGTGGGAGGAGGTGGGCTTCGAGGACCGCTACCGCGACCACCTCGACTCCCCGGAGGCGCGGGACGCCCTCGACGCGCTCGACGCACGCCTGCGGGACGGCGAGGACCTCGTGCTCGTCTGTTTCGAGGGCGACTCGAAGCGCTGTCACCGTCACCTGCTCCTGACCGCCCTGCGCGACCGCCTCAGCCGAGACGAGGAGGCGTGA
- a CDS encoding PLP-dependent cysteine synthase family protein, translating to MDDSVLDTVGSPLVRVASPPGATVAAKVESRNPGGSAKDRPALAMVEAAEDDGILEPGDSIVEATSGNTGIGIAMVAAAKGYDCTIVMPASKSPERQRIMRAYGATLELVEGTISDANDLADQLAEQGMVQLSQFDNPANPEAHYHTTGPEILDQVGDRSIDALVAGVGTGGTISGIARRLREEHPDLEVVAVEPDDNAPLSGGEMGGDRFQGMGPGFVSPNLDTDLVDSVETVSLEAAEEECRRLASEEGLLVGQSSGASNVAARRVAARLADPDADCPETPDAPEPDRDSEQLPLSPEARGEGTDGGSAQRGDEDSDDGECPLVVTVFWDSGERYMSTGLFD from the coding sequence ATGGACGACAGCGTCCTCGACACGGTCGGCTCGCCGCTGGTCCGGGTGGCCTCGCCGCCCGGCGCGACGGTGGCCGCGAAAGTGGAGTCGCGAAACCCCGGCGGGAGCGCGAAGGACCGCCCCGCGCTGGCGATGGTCGAGGCCGCCGAGGACGACGGCATCCTCGAACCGGGCGACAGCATCGTCGAGGCGACGAGCGGCAACACCGGCATCGGCATCGCGATGGTCGCCGCCGCGAAGGGCTACGACTGCACCATCGTCATGCCGGCCTCGAAGTCGCCCGAGCGCCAGCGCATCATGCGAGCGTACGGCGCGACGCTCGAACTCGTCGAGGGGACCATCTCGGACGCGAACGACCTCGCGGACCAGCTAGCCGAACAGGGGATGGTCCAGCTCTCGCAGTTCGACAACCCGGCGAACCCGGAGGCCCACTACCACACCACGGGCCCCGAAATCCTCGACCAGGTGGGCGACCGCTCCATCGACGCCCTCGTCGCCGGCGTCGGGACGGGCGGCACCATCTCCGGTATCGCTCGCCGCCTCCGCGAGGAACACCCCGACCTGGAGGTGGTCGCAGTCGAACCCGACGACAACGCGCCCCTCTCGGGGGGCGAGATGGGCGGCGACCGCTTCCAGGGGATGGGGCCGGGGTTCGTCTCGCCGAACCTCGACACCGACCTCGTGGACTCGGTGGAGACCGTCTCGCTCGAAGCCGCTGAGGAGGAGTGTCGCCGCCTCGCCAGCGAGGAGGGACTGCTGGTCGGCCAGTCGAGCGGCGCGTCGAACGTCGCCGCCCGCCGGGTGGCCGCCCGCCTCGCCGACCCGGACGCCGACTGCCCCGAGACACCGGACGCCCCGGAACCGGACCGCGACTCCGAGCAGTTGCCACTCTCGCCGGAGGCGCGGGGCGAGGGGACCGACGGCGGGTCGGCGCAGAGAGGCGACGAGGACTCCGACGACGGCGAGTGCCCCCTCGTCGTGACGGTGTTCTGGGACAGCGGCGAGCGCTACATGTCGACGGGGCTGTTCGACTGA
- a CDS encoding alpha/beta fold hydrolase, with protein sequence MAEHTTRQSGPRAAAVLRSAPVAGRPDVAYTEYGPPDGSPVVFLHGTPGSRLLGSLFDADATRLGVRLLAIDRPGYGRSPPWCRRELTDTGEFVAAVLDDAGIPRAGLVGVSGGGPHALAAAATRPERVREVDVVAGAVPPSLRRENPPAVQRALATMAECTPPVLRALFRGQAWVAARTSPSAVVSQYTTGGCGAVPADAAEVVRRDFVEAFAGGAAGAVEEFRLLEQPWTDLLDGIGPPVRCWHGDRDTNVPVADARSLAERLPNGELNTVADADHLRTLLRSRSRVLEEQVGAGAQSNSPVDM encoded by the coding sequence ATGGCAGAGCACACGACACGACAGTCGGGGCCGCGGGCGGCGGCGGTTCTCCGGTCGGCCCCCGTCGCCGGACGTCCCGACGTCGCCTACACGGAGTACGGTCCCCCTGACGGTTCGCCGGTGGTCTTCCTCCACGGGACGCCCGGGTCCCGCCTACTCGGGTCGCTGTTCGACGCAGACGCGACGCGCCTCGGCGTCCGCCTCCTCGCCATCGACCGGCCGGGCTACGGGCGTTCCCCGCCGTGGTGCCGACGGGAACTGACGGATACCGGCGAGTTCGTCGCCGCGGTGCTGGACGACGCCGGCATCCCGCGGGCGGGGCTGGTCGGGGTCTCAGGTGGTGGGCCACACGCGCTGGCCGCCGCCGCGACTCGCCCCGAGCGTGTCCGTGAGGTCGACGTCGTCGCCGGAGCCGTCCCGCCGTCGCTGCGCCGGGAGAACCCACCCGCAGTCCAGCGCGCACTGGCGACGATGGCCGAGTGCACGCCCCCGGTCCTCAGGGCGCTGTTCCGCGGGCAGGCGTGGGTCGCGGCGCGGACCTCGCCGTCGGCCGTCGTCTCGCAGTACACGACCGGCGGGTGCGGGGCGGTCCCGGCCGACGCTGCCGAGGTGGTCCGCCGGGACTTCGTCGAGGCGTTCGCCGGCGGCGCCGCCGGAGCGGTCGAGGAGTTCCGCCTGCTCGAACAGCCGTGGACGGACCTGCTCGACGGAATCGGACCCCCCGTCCGGTGCTGGCACGGCGACCGCGACACGAACGTCCCGGTCGCGGACGCCCGGTCGCTCGCCGAGCGCCTCCCGAACGGAGAGTTGAACACAGTCGCGGACGCGGACCACCTGCGGACGTTGCTCCGTAGCCGGTCGCGCGTGCTGGAAGAACAGGTCGGAGCGGGCGCTCAGTCGAACAGCCCCGTCGACATGTAG
- a CDS encoding helix-turn-helix domain-containing protein, protein MRRVTFAVAYPPDLRHPLHCRLLDADGAERAELLTWGPTANVTALLWVDGGRAVARDLLGAVGSLTTAQFVAGDGGTYAFVHQREYGFDDAVMALVSRSRVAFLPPVTFLDGGVVEFDAAGESGALSEFYEGLDELGSVTVERVGDVERGRTAHPERLTDRQRSALETAVAAGYYDVPRTGSVREVAAELDCAASTAGELLRKAEAAVVSGYVGVA, encoded by the coding sequence GTGAGACGAGTCACCTTCGCCGTCGCCTACCCGCCCGATCTGCGCCACCCGCTACACTGCCGGTTGCTGGACGCGGACGGGGCGGAACGGGCGGAGCTACTGACCTGGGGGCCGACGGCGAATGTGACGGCGCTCCTCTGGGTCGACGGCGGGCGGGCGGTGGCCCGTGACCTCCTCGGGGCCGTTGGATCGCTCACGACGGCGCAGTTCGTCGCCGGCGACGGCGGAACCTACGCGTTCGTCCACCAGCGCGAGTACGGGTTCGACGACGCCGTGATGGCCCTCGTCTCGCGCTCCCGAGTGGCGTTCCTCCCGCCGGTGACGTTCCTCGATGGCGGGGTCGTCGAGTTCGATGCGGCCGGCGAGTCGGGCGCCCTGAGCGAGTTCTACGAGGGCCTGGACGAACTCGGATCCGTGACCGTCGAGCGGGTCGGTGACGTCGAGCGCGGCCGGACGGCGCACCCGGAACGTCTCACCGACAGGCAGCGGTCGGCGCTGGAGACGGCCGTCGCCGCGGGCTACTACGACGTCCCCCGGACGGGGAGCGTCAGGGAGGTGGCCGCGGAACTCGACTGTGCGGCGAGTACTGCCGGGGAGCTCCTTCGGAAGGCGGAAGCGGCCGTCGTTAGCGGGTACGTCGGGGTGGCGTAG
- a CDS encoding acyl-CoA thioesterase produces the protein MDAVPLLDSYTEMTEILLPNDTNNLGRALGGAVLNWMDICGAVAAMRFASNQVVTASMDHVDFISPIELGEVVVVEGYVFSTGRTSLDVKVDVHAENPRSDQPDRETTSSFFTFVALDEDGNTTGVPEVACPTDAEVDLRDGALAERRAQLEAVADRLD, from the coding sequence ATGGACGCGGTCCCACTGCTCGACTCGTACACGGAGATGACCGAAATCCTCCTGCCCAACGACACGAACAACCTCGGACGCGCGCTGGGGGGTGCCGTCCTGAACTGGATGGACATCTGCGGCGCCGTCGCCGCGATGCGCTTCGCCAGCAACCAGGTCGTCACCGCCTCGATGGACCACGTGGACTTCATCTCGCCCATCGAACTCGGCGAGGTGGTCGTCGTGGAGGGGTACGTCTTCTCAACGGGCCGGACCAGCCTCGACGTGAAGGTTGACGTCCACGCGGAGAACCCCCGGAGCGACCAACCGGACCGCGAGACGACGAGTTCTTTCTTCACCTTCGTCGCCCTCGACGAGGACGGGAACACCACGGGAGTCCCGGAGGTGGCCTGCCCCACGGACGCGGAGGTCGACCTCCGGGACGGGGCGCTGGCCGAGCGACGAGCACAGTTGGAGGCCGTCGCGGATCGGCTGGACTGA
- a CDS encoding HalOD1 output domain-containing protein — protein MDGSENVSDAAVEALAAVSDETSPSLHDIVDPDALDSLFAPRFGGTKREGGSWCSTTRNTASSSTAPPA, from the coding sequence GTGGACGGTAGTGAGAACGTCAGCGATGCCGCCGTGGAGGCGCTGGCGGCCGTGAGCGACGAGACGTCGCCGTCGCTCCACGACATCGTCGACCCGGACGCGCTCGACTCGCTGTTCGCCCCGCGGTTCGGCGGCACGAAGCGCGAGGGGGGTTCGTGGTGTTCGACCACGAGGAATACCGCTTCGTCGTCGACAGCGCCGCCGGCGTGA
- a CDS encoding TraB/GumN family protein has translation MSEQATERGSVRVVGTAHVSADSVEEVERVIESERPDVVAVELDEGRYRQMKGDGPEDLDAGDLLRGNTVFQFLAYWMLSYVQARLGDEFDIKPGADMLAAVETAEEHGLDVALVDRDIQVTIQRFWARLTGTEKLKLVGGLAMSVAPPTQVGAMVGAAAGLFVGLLAGTVGAGFLGLNTLAAALGSSAGVLGGLVAGVGIALLLLVFVGGLLPGDFLTRAVTSLVVGLTLGVGLWVTGGLAVGPVDLSADALATLGRGSATLLVGVGLSVLFLASVGTLLGAALAASLDSEAAEYEDFDMSSLTDRDVVSVMMEEFRRFSPGGAEALIDERDAYIAHNLVSLRESGKHVVAVVGAGHRAGIERYLENPETLPPMDSISGRTAGKRFSLYKVFGYLFTVGFAVAFLLLAMAGAQNRFLLELFVAWFLFNGVFAFGLARLAGAHWTSAGVGGAIAWLTSVNPLLAPGWFAGYVELRYTEVNVADVSTLNDLLKDEEAPLGDLVARMRAVPLFRLILVVALTNVGSMIASVLFPFVVLPYLSQDVGSIAGVVDLMVQGARNSIDLILNAL, from the coding sequence ATGAGCGAGCAGGCCACTGAACGTGGCAGCGTCCGCGTCGTGGGAACCGCCCACGTCTCTGCGGACAGCGTCGAGGAGGTCGAGCGGGTCATCGAGAGCGAGCGCCCGGACGTCGTGGCCGTCGAACTGGACGAGGGCCGTTACCGACAGATGAAGGGCGACGGTCCCGAGGACCTCGACGCCGGCGACCTGCTCCGGGGTAACACCGTCTTTCAGTTTCTCGCGTACTGGATGCTCTCGTACGTCCAGGCGCGCCTCGGCGACGAGTTCGACATCAAACCCGGCGCGGACATGCTCGCGGCGGTCGAGACCGCAGAGGAACACGGCCTCGACGTGGCGCTCGTCGACCGCGACATCCAGGTAACCATCCAGCGCTTCTGGGCGCGGCTCACCGGGACGGAGAAACTGAAGCTCGTCGGCGGACTGGCGATGAGCGTCGCCCCGCCGACGCAGGTGGGGGCGATGGTCGGCGCGGCCGCCGGCCTCTTCGTCGGCCTCCTCGCCGGGACCGTCGGCGCTGGGTTCCTCGGTCTGAACACTCTCGCCGCCGCGCTCGGGTCGAGCGCGGGCGTACTCGGCGGCCTCGTCGCCGGCGTCGGCATCGCGCTCCTCCTGCTCGTGTTCGTCGGGGGGCTGCTCCCCGGCGACTTCCTGACGCGGGCGGTGACGAGCCTCGTCGTCGGCCTCACCCTCGGCGTCGGCCTGTGGGTCACCGGCGGCCTCGCCGTCGGCCCGGTCGACCTCTCGGCCGACGCGCTGGCGACGCTCGGTCGCGGGTCGGCGACGCTCCTCGTCGGCGTCGGCCTGAGCGTCCTCTTTCTCGCGTCGGTCGGGACCCTGCTCGGGGCGGCCCTCGCTGCGAGCCTCGACTCCGAGGCCGCCGAGTACGAGGACTTCGACATGTCGTCGCTGACCGACCGGGACGTGGTGAGTGTGATGATGGAGGAGTTCCGGCGGTTCTCGCCGGGCGGGGCGGAGGCGCTCATCGACGAGCGGGACGCCTACATCGCCCACAACCTCGTCTCCCTGCGCGAGTCGGGCAAGCACGTCGTCGCCGTCGTCGGCGCGGGCCACCGCGCGGGCATCGAGCGCTACCTCGAGAACCCGGAGACGCTCCCGCCGATGGACTCCATCTCCGGGCGGACCGCGGGCAAGCGCTTCTCGCTGTACAAGGTGTTCGGCTACCTGTTCACCGTCGGCTTCGCCGTCGCCTTCCTCCTGCTGGCGATGGCGGGCGCACAGAACCGCTTCCTGCTGGAGCTGTTCGTCGCGTGGTTCCTGTTCAACGGCGTCTTCGCGTTCGGGCTGGCCCGCCTCGCGGGCGCCCACTGGACGAGCGCGGGCGTCGGCGGGGCAATCGCGTGGCTCACGAGCGTCAACCCGCTGCTCGCGCCGGGATGGTTCGCGGGCTACGTCGAACTGCGCTACACGGAGGTGAACGTCGCCGACGTCTCCACGCTCAACGACCTCCTGAAGGACGAGGAGGCACCCCTCGGCGACCTCGTCGCCCGGATGCGGGCCGTCCCCCTGTTTCGCCTCATCCTCGTCGTCGCGCTGACGAACGTGGGCAGCATGATCGCGAGCGTCCTCTTCCCGTTCGTCGTCCTCCCGTACCTCTCACAGGACGTGGGGAGCATCGCGGGCGTCGTCGACCTGATGGTACAGGGCGCGCGAAACAGCATCGACCTCATCCTGAACGCGCTATGA
- a CDS encoding metalloprotease, translating to MNVRFSSRELLDLAIAWVALGIAFSFFLQRSLATGLLAGRFPAGEALVTLALSMATVGVGFLLHELAHKVVAIRFGQIAEFRADYGMLALAIGAGLAGFLFAAPGAVYHGGRRVTARQNGLIALAGPLTNVVLVGLFVPLLFVGPLAAVGRLGVAINALLAGFNMIPFGPLDGKKVLSWSKAVFAASFLLCAGLAAFGLLFVGLI from the coding sequence ATGAACGTCAGATTCAGCTCCCGCGAACTGCTGGACCTCGCGATAGCGTGGGTCGCCCTCGGCATCGCGTTCTCGTTCTTCCTCCAGCGGAGCCTCGCGACCGGACTGCTCGCCGGGCGCTTCCCGGCGGGCGAGGCGCTCGTGACTCTCGCGCTCTCGATGGCGACGGTGGGCGTCGGCTTCCTGCTCCACGAACTCGCGCACAAGGTGGTCGCCATCCGATTCGGCCAGATAGCGGAGTTCCGCGCCGACTACGGGATGCTCGCGCTCGCCATCGGGGCGGGGCTGGCGGGCTTCCTCTTCGCCGCGCCGGGGGCGGTCTACCACGGCGGCCGGCGCGTCACGGCCCGACAGAACGGCCTCATCGCCCTCGCGGGGCCGCTGACGAACGTCGTCCTCGTCGGCCTGTTCGTCCCCCTGCTGTTCGTCGGCCCGCTGGCGGCGGTGGGGCGCCTCGGCGTCGCCATCAACGCCCTGCTCGCCGGGTTCAACATGATTCCGTTCGGCCCGCTCGACGGGAAGAAGGTCCTCAGCTGGTCGAAGGCCGTCTTCGCCGCGTCGTTCCTGCTGTGTGCCGGCCTCGCCGCGTTCGGCCTCCTGTTCGTCGGACTGATCTGA